A stretch of the Tardiphaga sp. 709 genome encodes the following:
- the metK gene encoding methionine adenosyltransferase has product MRASYLFTSESVSEGHPDKVCDRISDEIVDLFFREGPKAGIDPWDIRAACETLATTNKVVIAGETRGPSTVTNDHIEAVVRAAIKDIGYEQDGFHWKTADVEILLHPQSADIAQGVDAKQPTNAEEGAGDQGIMFGYATNETPELMPAPIFYAHKILRLISEARHAGTEKVLGPDSKSQVTVQYENGKPVGVREIVVSHQHLVEDMTSNQVRERVEPYVRKALPDGWISDKTIWHINPTGKFFIGGPDGDAGLTGRKIIVDTYGGAAPHGGGAFSGKDSTKVDRSAAYAARYVAKNIVAAGLADKATLQLAYAIGVARPLSIYVDTHGTGKVADDAIEKAVAAAMDLTPRGIRKHLDLNKPIYARTSAYGHFGRTPDADGGFSWEKTDLVDALKRNV; this is encoded by the coding sequence ATGCGCGCGTCTTATCTCTTCACCAGTGAATCGGTTTCCGAAGGCCATCCCGACAAGGTCTGCGACCGTATCTCCGACGAGATCGTCGATCTGTTCTTCCGCGAAGGCCCGAAGGCGGGCATCGATCCCTGGGATATTCGCGCTGCCTGCGAAACCCTCGCCACCACCAACAAGGTTGTGATCGCCGGCGAGACCCGGGGTCCGTCCACCGTCACCAACGACCACATCGAAGCCGTCGTTCGCGCCGCCATCAAGGACATCGGCTACGAGCAGGACGGTTTTCACTGGAAGACCGCCGACGTCGAGATTCTGCTGCATCCGCAGTCGGCCGATATCGCACAGGGCGTCGATGCCAAGCAGCCGACCAATGCCGAAGAAGGCGCTGGCGACCAGGGCATCATGTTCGGTTACGCCACCAACGAAACGCCCGAGCTGATGCCGGCGCCGATCTTCTACGCGCACAAGATCCTGCGCCTGATCTCGGAAGCCCGTCATGCCGGTACCGAAAAGGTGCTCGGTCCGGACTCCAAGAGCCAGGTCACCGTGCAGTACGAAAACGGCAAGCCGGTTGGCGTGCGCGAAATCGTCGTCTCGCATCAGCATCTCGTTGAGGACATGACCTCGAACCAGGTGCGCGAACGCGTCGAGCCCTACGTCCGCAAAGCGCTGCCGGATGGCTGGATCAGCGACAAGACGATCTGGCACATCAATCCGACCGGCAAGTTCTTCATCGGCGGTCCCGATGGCGACGCAGGTCTCACCGGCCGCAAGATCATCGTCGACACCTACGGCGGCGCAGCCCCGCATGGTGGCGGTGCATTCTCGGGCAAGGACTCCACCAAGGTGGACCGTTCGGCTGCCTACGCTGCGCGTTACGTTGCCAAGAACATCGTTGCTGCTGGTCTGGCCGACAAGGCGACGCTGCAGCTCGCTTATGCCATCGGCGTGGCGCGCCCGCTGTCGATCTATGTCGACACTCACGGCACCGGCAAGGTCGCTGACGATGCCATCGAGAAGGCCGTTGCTGCCGCGATGGATCTGACGCCGCGCGGCATCCGCAAGCATCTCGACCTCAACAAGCCGATCTACGCCCGCACGTCGGCCTACGGTCATTTCGGTCGCACGCCGGATGCCGACGGCGGCTTCTCCTGGGAGAAGACCGACCTCGTCGATGCGCTGAAGCGTAACGTCTGA
- a CDS encoding branched-chain amino acid ABC transporter permease: MARAQWRWPEVVFWLAAAGCILLFPNRYLILTEIAWLALFALSLDLILGYAGIVSLGHAAFFGFGGYAAGLLALHGIVTEPVIALVVAGLAAMALGFVTSFLVMRGSDLTRLMVTLGIALLLRELANRFSNITGGSDGLQGIEMAPILGQFSFDIFGKVGFIYCLCVLFVLFLLARRIVHSPFGLSLRAIRNNPLRASAIGIPVNRRLIAIYTIAAFYAGVAGALSTQTTALASLDGFAFDRSADLMLVLIIGGTGYLYGGLIGAVIFKLLQELFSTLTPQYWQFWIGAVLVVIVLIGRDRMHRWALFLPRLIASKFGRAKTPVVAPEGEAP; the protein is encoded by the coding sequence ATGGCGCGCGCGCAATGGCGCTGGCCCGAAGTCGTGTTCTGGCTCGCCGCTGCAGGCTGCATCCTGCTGTTTCCGAACCGCTACCTGATCCTCACCGAGATCGCCTGGCTCGCGCTGTTCGCGCTCTCGCTCGATCTCATCCTCGGCTATGCTGGCATCGTTTCGCTCGGCCACGCCGCATTCTTCGGCTTCGGCGGCTATGCGGCGGGACTGCTCGCATTGCACGGCATCGTCACCGAACCGGTGATTGCATTGGTCGTGGCTGGTCTTGCCGCGATGGCGCTCGGCTTTGTGACAAGCTTCCTCGTCATGCGCGGTTCGGATCTGACGCGGCTGATGGTGACGCTCGGAATCGCGTTGTTGCTGCGCGAACTCGCCAACCGCTTTTCAAACATAACCGGTGGTTCCGATGGCCTTCAGGGCATCGAGATGGCGCCGATCCTCGGCCAGTTCTCCTTCGATATCTTCGGCAAGGTCGGCTTCATCTATTGCCTCTGCGTGCTGTTTGTCCTGTTCCTGCTGGCACGCCGCATCGTGCATTCGCCATTCGGCCTGTCGCTGCGAGCGATCCGTAACAATCCGCTGCGCGCCTCGGCGATCGGCATTCCCGTCAATCGCCGGCTGATCGCGATCTACACTATCGCCGCCTTCTATGCGGGCGTTGCCGGTGCACTCTCGACGCAGACGACAGCGCTCGCCTCGCTCGACGGTTTTGCCTTCGATCGCTCGGCCGACCTGATGCTGGTGCTGATCATCGGCGGCACCGGCTATCTCTATGGCGGCTTGATCGGTGCAGTGATCTTCAAACTGCTGCAGGAGCTGTTCTCGACGCTGACGCCGCAATACTGGCAGTTCTGGATCGGCGCCGTGCTGGTGGTCATCGTGCTGATCGGCCGCGACCGGATGCATCGCTGGGCGCTGTTTCTGCCGCGGCTGATCGCGAGCAAGTTCGGCCGTGCCAAGACGCCGGTCGTTGCGCCGGAAGGTGAGGCGCCATGA
- a CDS encoding UDP-glucose/GDP-mannose dehydrogenase family protein, with the protein MRIAMIGTGYVGLVSGACFADFGHHVTCVDKDSSKIDALLRGEIPIFEPGLDALVASNVKSGRLGFSLDLSEAVKTADAVFIAVGTPSRRGDGHADLSYVHAAAREIAANLRDFTVVITKSTVPVGTGDDVERIIREANPDADVAVASNPEFLREGAAIRDFKHPDRIVVGTDDERARTVISEIYRPLYLNQAPIMYTGRRTAELIKYAANAFLATKITFINEIADLAERTGADVQDVARGIGLDNRIGAKFLHAGPGFGGSCFPKDTRALVKTGQDYDAPLRIVEAVLTVNDNRKRAMARKVSAALGGNLRGKTVGVLGLTFKPNTDDMREAPSIPLITALQDLGATVQAYDPVGMEQAKHELPDITYCDDAYACATGADALVIVTEWEQFRALDLAQVKQKMKQPVIVDLRNIYRPEEMEKAGFTYESVGRGKS; encoded by the coding sequence ATGCGCATCGCGATGATCGGCACCGGTTACGTCGGCCTTGTGTCCGGCGCCTGCTTCGCTGACTTTGGCCACCACGTGACCTGCGTGGACAAGGACAGCAGCAAGATCGACGCCCTGCTCCGTGGCGAGATCCCGATCTTCGAGCCCGGCCTGGACGCGCTGGTGGCCAGCAATGTGAAAAGCGGCCGGCTCGGCTTCAGTCTCGACCTCAGTGAGGCCGTGAAGACGGCGGATGCCGTGTTCATCGCGGTCGGAACCCCGTCCCGCCGCGGCGATGGCCACGCCGATCTCAGCTACGTCCACGCTGCCGCGCGCGAGATAGCCGCCAACCTGCGCGATTTTACTGTTGTGATCACCAAATCGACCGTGCCGGTCGGCACCGGCGACGATGTGGAACGCATCATCAGGGAAGCCAATCCCGACGCCGACGTCGCCGTCGCGTCAAACCCGGAGTTCCTGCGCGAGGGCGCCGCGATCCGCGACTTCAAGCATCCCGACCGCATCGTTGTCGGCACCGACGACGAGCGCGCACGCACAGTGATCTCGGAGATCTATCGCCCGCTTTATCTCAATCAGGCCCCCATCATGTATACGGGTCGGCGCACCGCCGAGCTGATCAAATACGCCGCCAACGCATTTCTCGCGACCAAGATCACCTTCATCAATGAAATCGCTGATCTGGCCGAGCGGACCGGTGCGGATGTCCAGGACGTCGCGCGTGGCATCGGCCTCGATAACCGCATCGGCGCGAAGTTCCTGCATGCAGGCCCCGGCTTCGGCGGCTCGTGTTTTCCGAAGGATACCCGCGCACTGGTCAAGACCGGTCAGGACTACGACGCGCCGTTGCGGATCGTCGAGGCTGTCCTCACCGTCAACGATAACCGCAAGCGCGCCATGGCCCGCAAGGTCTCTGCCGCGCTTGGCGGCAATCTGCGCGGCAAGACCGTCGGCGTGCTCGGACTGACGTTCAAGCCCAACACCGACGACATGCGCGAGGCGCCGTCGATCCCCTTGATCACCGCGCTTCAGGATCTCGGCGCAACCGTGCAGGCCTACGATCCCGTCGGTATGGAACAGGCCAAGCACGAACTGCCGGATATCACCTATTGCGACGATGCCTACGCATGCGCGACTGGCGCCGACGCGCTCGTGATCGTGACCGAATGGGAGCAGTTCCGCGCACTCGACCTCGCGCAAGTGAAGCAGAAGATGAAGCAGCCGGTCATCGTGGATCTGCGTAACATCTACCGCCCCGAGGAGATGGAGAAGGCCGGCTTCACCTATGAAAGCGTGGGCCGCGGCAAGTCTTGA
- a CDS encoding ABC transporter ATP-binding protein, translating to MSDLLDINDLRAGYGEAVVIPKMTLQLGESQVLALLGRNGTGKTTLINSIVGVTRRFSGTLKLGGKDITSLRPDQRARAGIGWVPQERNIFRSLTVEENMTAVAQPGPWDVKKIYEMFPRLEERKNNFGNQLSGGEQQMLAIGRALTLNPQVLLLDEPTEGLAPIIVDELLAALGKITRAGGICSIIVEQNAQKILGLADRVVILERGTIVHDATSAALKSDPGVLEHFLGVAGAAGSKNNHTAGTPG from the coding sequence ATGTCTGATCTTCTCGACATCAATGACCTGCGCGCGGGCTATGGCGAAGCCGTGGTCATTCCGAAGATGACGCTGCAACTCGGCGAAAGCCAGGTGCTGGCACTGCTCGGACGCAATGGCACCGGCAAAACCACGCTGATCAATTCCATCGTCGGCGTCACCCGCCGCTTCAGCGGCACGCTGAAGCTCGGCGGAAAGGACATCACGTCGCTGAGGCCGGACCAGCGCGCCCGCGCCGGCATTGGCTGGGTGCCGCAGGAGCGCAATATCTTCCGCTCGCTCACCGTGGAAGAAAACATGACCGCTGTGGCGCAGCCTGGGCCATGGGACGTCAAGAAGATCTACGAGATGTTTCCGCGGCTCGAAGAGCGCAAGAATAATTTCGGCAACCAACTCTCCGGCGGTGAACAGCAGATGCTGGCGATCGGCCGTGCGCTGACGCTCAATCCGCAGGTTCTGCTGCTGGATGAACCGACTGAAGGCCTTGCGCCGATCATCGTCGATGAATTGCTGGCAGCGCTGGGCAAGATCACACGTGCCGGCGGCATCTGTTCTATCATCGTGGAACAGAATGCACAAAAAATACTCGGGCTCGCCGATCGTGTCGTGATATTGGAACGCGGTACCATCGTGCATGATGCAACGAGTGCAGCGTTGAAATCTGATCCTGGCGTGCTGGAGCATTTCCTCGGCGTCGCCGGCGCGGCCGGCAGCAAGAATAATCACACGGCCGGCACACCCGGCTAA
- a CDS encoding cobalamin-independent methionine synthase II family protein produces the protein MQRTKAPFRADEVGSLLRPASIKEARAKLEKGDISADDLRKVEDIEIEKIVHRQASTGLKLATDGEFRRSWWHFDFLAKLTGCELYHPDTGIQFTGVETRHDSVRVIGKVDFPDDHPMLAHFKFLKKHCDTAGVTAKMTIPSPAVLHFRGGRNAISKEVYPDIEVFFEDLAKAYRKAVKAFYDAGCRYLQFDDTVWAYLCSEDELNKVRARGEDADNLQQIYSRIINYAIAERPADMVITTHVCRGNFRSTWISSGGYEPVAETLLAGTNYDGYFLEYDSDRAGGFEPLRFLPKGNKVVVVGVITSKFGELEKKEDIKARLQEAAKFAPLDQLAVSPQCGFASTEEGNILSEEEQWAKLKLAVDVANELWGK, from the coding sequence ATGCAGAGAACCAAAGCCCCGTTCCGTGCCGACGAAGTCGGCAGCCTGTTGCGGCCAGCATCGATCAAGGAAGCACGCGCCAAGCTGGAGAAGGGCGACATTTCGGCCGACGATCTGCGCAAGGTCGAAGATATCGAGATCGAGAAGATTGTGCATCGCCAGGCCTCGACCGGCCTCAAGCTCGCCACCGACGGCGAGTTCCGTCGTTCGTGGTGGCACTTCGACTTCCTCGCCAAGCTGACCGGCTGCGAGCTCTATCATCCCGACACCGGCATCCAGTTCACCGGCGTCGAGACCCGTCATGACTCGGTGCGCGTGATCGGCAAGGTGGATTTCCCCGACGATCATCCGATGCTGGCGCACTTCAAGTTCCTGAAGAAGCATTGCGACACGGCGGGCGTCACCGCGAAGATGACCATCCCGTCGCCGGCAGTTCTGCATTTCCGCGGCGGTCGCAACGCGATCTCGAAGGAGGTCTATCCGGATATCGAAGTGTTCTTCGAGGATCTCGCCAAGGCCTATCGCAAGGCGGTGAAGGCGTTCTACGACGCCGGCTGCCGCTACCTGCAGTTCGACGACACCGTCTGGGCCTATCTTTGCTCGGAAGATGAGTTGAACAAGGTCCGTGCGCGCGGCGAGGATGCTGACAATCTGCAACAGATCTATTCGCGCATCATCAATTACGCGATCGCCGAGCGTCCTGCGGACATGGTGATCACGACGCATGTCTGCCGCGGCAACTTCCGCTCCACCTGGATTTCGTCGGGCGGCTACGAACCAGTGGCTGAAACGCTGCTCGCCGGTACCAACTATGACGGCTACTTTCTCGAATACGACTCGGATCGTGCCGGCGGCTTCGAACCGCTGCGCTTCCTGCCGAAGGGCAACAAGGTCGTCGTGGTCGGTGTTATCACCTCGAAGTTCGGTGAGCTCGAGAAGAAGGAAGACATCAAGGCTCGCCTCCAGGAAGCTGCGAAGTTTGCGCCGCTCGACCAGCTTGCCGTGTCGCCGCAATGCGGTTTCGCCTCCACCGAGGAAGGCAACATCCTCAGCGAGGAAGAGCAGTGGGCCAAGTTGAAGCTCGCTGTCGATGTCGCGAACGAGCTCTGGGGCAAGTAA
- a CDS encoding branched-chain amino acid ABC transporter permease, giving the protein MTLLTILFDGVAYGMLLFVLACGLAVTLGLMNFVNLAHGAFAMAGGYACAILVNRAGLPFFAALPIAFVVSAAIGAVLERSLYRHLYTRSHLDQVLFTIGLVFMSVTAMDYFMGSAQTFIHLPDYLQGQINLFGLGVGRYRLMIIVICGLLTIALQMILSKTRFGSRLRAAVDDPRAASGLGINVPQVFALTFAFGCGLAGMGGALGAEILGLDPYFPLKFMIYFLIVVTVGGSSSITGPFLASLLLGIGDVAGKYYVPKLGAFVIYTMMIVILIWRPNGLFGRTAAR; this is encoded by the coding sequence ATGACCCTTCTCACCATTCTGTTCGACGGCGTCGCCTACGGCATGTTGCTGTTCGTGCTGGCGTGCGGGCTGGCGGTGACGCTGGGGCTGATGAACTTCGTCAACCTCGCGCACGGCGCCTTCGCCATGGCGGGCGGCTATGCTTGCGCGATCCTGGTCAATCGCGCCGGCCTGCCATTCTTTGCGGCTTTGCCGATTGCTTTTGTGGTGAGCGCGGCGATCGGCGCCGTGCTTGAGCGATCGCTCTATCGCCATCTCTATACGCGCAGCCATCTTGATCAGGTGCTGTTCACCATCGGCCTCGTCTTCATGTCCGTGACGGCGATGGACTACTTCATGGGCTCGGCGCAGACTTTTATCCATCTCCCGGATTATCTGCAGGGCCAGATCAATCTGTTCGGCCTTGGCGTCGGTCGCTATCGCCTGATGATCATTGTGATCTGCGGATTGCTCACCATCGCATTGCAGATGATCCTGTCGAAAACGCGCTTCGGCAGTCGGTTGCGCGCCGCGGTCGACGATCCGCGGGCTGCGTCAGGTTTGGGCATCAACGTCCCGCAGGTCTTCGCGCTGACCTTCGCGTTCGGCTGCGGATTGGCTGGCATGGGCGGCGCACTTGGCGCGGAAATCCTCGGCCTCGATCCGTATTTCCCGCTGAAGTTCATGATCTACTTCCTGATCGTGGTGACGGTCGGCGGTTCGTCCAGCATCACCGGGCCGTTCCTGGCCTCGCTGCTGCTGGGCATCGGCGACGTCGCCGGTAAATATTACGTGCCGAAGCTTGGCGCCTTCGTGATCTACACCATGATGATCGTCATCCTGATCTGGCGCCCGAACGGCCTGTTTGGCCGTACGGCGGCGCGGTGA
- a CDS encoding ABC transporter ATP-binding protein, which yields MTIALETVNLEKSFGGLRVTRDLSLKIEAGARHALIGPNGAGKTTVINLLTGVLKPNSGRILLEGNDITGLPVHKRVLRGLSRTFQINQLYPDMTPLETVGLAASEHLGHGSDWWRRMGTRSDVNDAIAENLARFHLLDVMNEPTATLPYGKQRLLEIAVAIATKPRVLLLDEPAAGVPESERHDILSAVASLPRDVTVLLIEHDMDLVFSFADRISVLVAGAMLVEGPPDEVARDPRVKAVYLGEGADV from the coding sequence ATGACCATCGCGCTGGAAACCGTCAATCTCGAAAAGTCCTTCGGCGGGCTCCGGGTCACCCGCGATCTGTCGCTCAAGATCGAGGCCGGCGCGCGCCATGCGCTGATCGGTCCGAACGGTGCCGGCAAGACGACGGTGATCAATCTTCTGACCGGCGTGCTCAAGCCCAACTCCGGCCGCATCCTGCTCGAAGGCAACGACATCACCGGCCTGCCGGTTCACAAGCGCGTGCTGCGCGGGTTGTCGCGCACCTTCCAGATCAATCAGCTTTATCCCGACATGACGCCGCTGGAGACGGTCGGTCTCGCTGCGTCCGAACATCTCGGACATGGCAGCGACTGGTGGCGTCGCATGGGCACCCGCAGTGACGTCAATGACGCGATCGCGGAAAACCTCGCGCGCTTTCATTTGCTCGACGTCATGAATGAGCCGACGGCGACATTGCCCTATGGCAAGCAGCGCCTTCTCGAGATCGCCGTCGCCATCGCCACCAAGCCGCGTGTGCTGCTGCTCGACGAGCCGGCTGCGGGTGTGCCGGAAAGCGAGCGCCACGATATTCTCTCGGCCGTCGCCAGCCTGCCGCGCGACGTCACCGTGTTGCTGATCGAGCACGACATGGATCTGGTATTCTCCTTTGCCGATCGCATCTCTGTGCTGGTCGCGGGCGCCATGCTGGTGGAAGGCCCGCCGGACGAAGTGGCGCGCGATCCGCGCGTCAAGGCCGTCTATCTGGGCGAGGGCGCCGATGTCTGA
- a CDS encoding ABC transporter substrate-binding protein: MLRNFISATVAAVGVLSIGAFAQAQETVKIGLIVPMTGGQASTGQQINNAIKLYQQKNGDTVAGKKVEIILKDDAALPDNTKRLAQELIVNEKVNIIAGFGVTPAALAAAPLATQAKVPEIVMAAGTSIITERSPYIVRTSFTLAQSSTIIGDWAAKNGIKKVATLTSDYAPGNDALQFFKEHFTAGGGEIVEEVKVPLANPDFAPFLQRMKDSKPDAVFVFVPAGQGGNFMKQYAERGLDKSGIKVIGPGDVMDDDLLNNMGDAALGAVTAHLYSAAHPSAMNKEFVAAYKKAYNTRPGFMAVGGWDGIHLVYEALKKTGGKADGDSLIAAMKGMKWESPRGPISIDPETRDIVQNIYIREVKKVDGELYNIEFATFEAVKDPGKTKK, from the coding sequence ATGCTGAGGAATTTCATTTCCGCGACCGTGGCTGCTGTCGGCGTGCTGTCCATCGGCGCTTTTGCGCAGGCGCAGGAGACCGTCAAGATCGGTCTGATCGTGCCGATGACCGGCGGTCAGGCTTCGACCGGCCAGCAGATCAACAACGCGATCAAGCTCTATCAGCAGAAGAACGGCGACACCGTTGCCGGCAAGAAGGTCGAAATCATCCTCAAGGATGACGCGGCGCTGCCTGACAACACCAAGCGCCTCGCGCAGGAACTGATCGTCAACGAGAAGGTCAACATCATCGCCGGCTTCGGCGTCACGCCGGCTGCGCTCGCCGCTGCGCCGCTCGCGACCCAGGCGAAGGTGCCCGAGATCGTGATGGCCGCTGGCACCTCGATCATCACCGAGCGCTCGCCCTATATTGTGCGCACCTCGTTCACACTGGCGCAGTCCTCCACCATTATCGGTGACTGGGCCGCCAAGAACGGCATCAAGAAGGTCGCGACGCTGACCTCCGACTACGCACCGGGCAACGACGCACTGCAATTCTTCAAGGAACACTTCACCGCCGGCGGCGGAGAGATCGTCGAAGAGGTCAAGGTGCCGCTCGCCAATCCCGATTTCGCGCCGTTCCTGCAGCGCATGAAGGACTCAAAGCCCGACGCGGTGTTCGTGTTCGTGCCTGCCGGGCAGGGCGGTAACTTCATGAAGCAGTATGCCGAGCGTGGCCTCGACAAGTCCGGCATCAAGGTGATCGGACCCGGCGACGTGATGGACGACGACCTGCTCAACAACATGGGCGATGCAGCGCTTGGCGCCGTCACCGCGCATCTGTATTCGGCAGCGCATCCCTCGGCGATGAACAAGGAGTTCGTCGCGGCCTACAAGAAGGCCTACAACACCCGTCCGGGCTTCATGGCAGTCGGCGGCTGGGATGGCATCCATCTCGTCTATGAGGCGCTGAAGAAGACCGGCGGCAAGGCCGACGGCGACAGCCTGATCGCGGCGATGAAGGGCATGAAGTGGGAAAGTCCACGCGGCCCGATCTCCATCGATCCGGAGACCCGCGACATCGTGCAGAACATCTATATCCGTGAGGTCAAGAAGGTGGACGGCGAACTCTACAACATCGAATTCGCGACGTTCGAGGCGGTGAAGGATCCCGGCAAGACGAAGAAGTAA